CTTTCAATGCTAAAATATGAGCCTGAGCGAGGTCGCAGATATGAATGTAGTCGCGAATACAACTTCCGTCGGGCGTATCGTAATCATCGCCAAAGATGTAGACTTTATCGCGCTGCCCCAGTGCGACCCGCATGATGAGCGGAATCAGATGGGTTTCCGGATCGTGGTCTTCGCCAAATTTATCGGTTGCTCCACAGGCATTGAAATAACGAAGAAAAACAGGTTCCAGTCCGTGGAGTTCCTGATACCACAGTAAAATACGTTCGAACATGAGCTTTGATTCGCCATAAGGATTCTGCGGATGCTGCGGCATCGATTCATCCATGGGCATCACGTCGGGCTGACCATAGGTGGCGCAGGTGGAGGAAAAGATGATTTTTTTGACGCCGTTTTCCAGCATGGCTTCCGCCAGATTCATCCCGCCGCCCACGTTGTTCCGGAAATACCATTCGGGGTGTTCCATGGATTCTCCCACCAGGGCAAAGGCCGCAAAGTGCAGCACCGCATCGGGTTTGACGGCGGCCATGGCTCTGCCGATGGAGGACCGATCGTTGAGATCGCCTTCGATCACAGCGGCCCGCGAATCAACGGCCGCACGATGACCTCGCTGAAAATTATCAAAAATCGTGACGTCGTGACCGACATCAAGCAACATTTCCGTTGTAATACTGCCGATATATCCGGCGCCGCCAGTGACGAGAAGCTTCATGATCCGATCCTTTCCAAAAGCATAGAATTATGCGGTTGCAAAGGGCCTTTCATACCTGAGATGACCACTATTGACAAATGAATTAAGTCTTGTCTTTCGTCCAGGTGCTCCGTATGAAAGGCTCCTACTTTATTTTTACACGGGAGTACGTTCATGGATTCATTAAACCTTCTTACGGCCATTTCACCTATCGACGGCCGCTATGCCGACAAAGTCACCGCCTTGCAGTCCTGTTTTTCGGAGTTCGCCTTGATTAAGAACCGCGTTTGCGTGGAACTGGCCTGGCTCAAAGCCCTCTGCGACCTCGCGGAACTCAAGGAACTCCAGCCGCTGAACGGCGACGAACGCGCCTACCTGGATTCAATTGCTGCGCAGTTTGATCCGCAGGAGGCACAATGCGTGAAAGACATCGAACGTACGACCAATCATGACGTTAAAGCCGTGGAATATTATGTGAAAAACAAACTGGCGGGGACATCGCTGATCAGCCGATCGGAATTCGTTCATTTCGCCTGCACGTCGGAAGATATCAACAATCTATCCCATGCCTTAATGCTGCGCGATGGATTGGCCGTTCTGCTTCCGGCTATGCAGCAGGTGGAAGATCATCTGGCCAAACTGGCGAAAGAATACAGTGCCATTCCGATGCTGGCACGCACGCATGGCCAAACGGCGTCGCCAACCACTGTGGGCAAGGAACTGGCTGTCGTGGTCGCCCGTCTGCGTCGTCAACGTCTAAGTGCGGCATCCGTAAAACTGATGGGCAAAATGAATGGCGCGGTGGGGAATTTCAATGCGCATCTCTCGGCTTATCCGGACATCGACTGGCAGGAAGTTTCACGCAAGGTGATCGAGGATGATCTGGGATTGAAACAGAATCCGCTGACCATCCAGATTGAACCCCATGATTATATGGCGGAGCTGTTCGACGCACTGTCGCGCTGGAACACCATTTTAATCGATATTGACCGCGATTTATGGACTTACATTTCGCTGGGATATTTCCGGCAGAAAACCATTGCCGGCGAAGTGGGTTCTTCCACCATGCCGCACAAGGTGAATCCCATCGATTTTGAAAACAGCGAGGGCAACTGCGGTCTGGCCAATGCCATTTTCCAGCATCTGTCATCGAAACTCCCCATCTCCCGTATGCAGCGTGATTTAACGGATTCCACCGTGCTTCGCAATATGGGCGTGGGTTTCGCCTATACGCTGATTGCCTGTAAATCGTCGCTGAAAGGGTTGAGCAAATTACAGATCAACGAAGAACGTATTGCGGCGGATCTGAATAATGCATGGGAAGTGCTGGCGGAACCCATTCAGACGGTTATGCGTAAAGCGGGCATCGAAAAGCCCTATGAAAAACTGAAGGAATTAACGCGCGGTCAGCGCATTGATGCCGAAACCATCCGCTCTTTTGTGTCCACACTGGAACTGGAAGACGAAGATAAACAGCGCCTTACGGAGATGTCTCCGGCAACGTATATTGGTATTGCCGAACTGCTCTGCCAAAAGATCTAGGAACAGCCGATGCTGAAACTGCTGCTTGTTTCTATCATCTGGGCCTTTTCCTTTCCGCTTATCGGACATCGCCTGCGTTCTGTCGACCCGTATTTCGTGGCGATGGTGCGTATGGCGTTGTCGCTGGCGGTCTTTCTACCGTTTTATCGCTGGCGGACGTTGCCATGGAAAAAACAAGGACAGCTTCTGGTATGCGGGGCATTGCAGTACGGGGTTATGTATGTGTGTTATCTACAATCATATCAGTATCTTAAATCCCATGAAATTGCATTGCTGACCATCCTCACACCCATCTACACAACCTTGTGTTTTGATGTCTTTTCAAAGCGATTCCATGGCGTACATTTCGGTGCCGCCATCCTCTCCGTGGCGGGCGTGGCCATTATTAAATACACCGCTGTCAGTGCACAGGATGTGATGATTGGAATCATTCTGGTGCAGACATCAAACATCGCCTTTGCCTTCGGACAAGTCTTTTATCGATGCATCATGGCCGACTATCCAGCACTGGGAAACGTCACCATTTTTGCGCCGCTGTACGCCGGAGCGTTCTTACTGACCCTCTGCGTATCACTGGCAAAAACGCCGTTCACCCAGTTACAAGTCACGCCGCAGCAATGGAGCATTTTGCTATATCTTGGAATCATCGCCTCGGGAGTGTGCTTCTTCCTGTGGAATGCCGGGGCACGCCAGATTAATGCGGGCGCATTGGCCATCTTTAATAATCTGAAAATACCGCTGGCCATGATCGTATCCGTTGTCTTCTTCGGTGAAACAGCCCACTGGAGCCGGCTCATCATTGGTACAGCCATTGCCCTTAGCGCATTGGCCATGAACGAAATCTACGAACGAAAATCTACCCGCGTCTAATCCCCGCACCAATGTCCCAAATCGCGAATCGTATATAAGTCGCCCCATCCGCCACGCATTTTTCGCGCCCCCGTTTGACGACTATCCCCAAAATAATCCCGATTCTCCGTAAAAAACGCCTCCACAAATTCCTGTGAACCAAACACCTGACCGTCGCAAAAATAGCGGCTCCGACACCGCAGCCGTTCGGAATCCGATATTTTCATCCGTCTTCGCAACTTATCCGGAATCATATCCTGATCAAGCATAGCAAAATAAGGATTTTTACAAACCTCATCATACATCAAAACCCGTTCCCAATACGTCACCGATGCCATACCCCACGCATCCACCTTTTCCTTCGCCCGAACCGCATCATCCAATCGTCCAACCCCGGAAACCAATGTCATAATCCCTCGACGAGCCTGCGCCACACCACCCATCGCCTCACCCAACCCACAAAAACG
This window of the Spartobacteria bacterium genome carries:
- a CDS encoding adenylosuccinate lyase, translated to MDSLNLLTAISPIDGRYADKVTALQSCFSEFALIKNRVCVELAWLKALCDLAELKELQPLNGDERAYLDSIAAQFDPQEAQCVKDIERTTNHDVKAVEYYVKNKLAGTSLISRSEFVHFACTSEDINNLSHALMLRDGLAVLLPAMQQVEDHLAKLAKEYSAIPMLARTHGQTASPTTVGKELAVVVARLRRQRLSAASVKLMGKMNGAVGNFNAHLSAYPDIDWQEVSRKVIEDDLGLKQNPLTIQIEPHDYMAELFDALSRWNTILIDIDRDLWTYISLGYFRQKTIAGEVGSSTMPHKVNPIDFENSEGNCGLANAIFQHLSSKLPISRMQRDLTDSTVLRNMGVGFAYTLIACKSSLKGLSKLQINEERIAADLNNAWEVLAEPIQTVMRKAGIEKPYEKLKELTRGQRIDAETIRSFVSTLELEDEDKQRLTEMSPATYIGIAELLCQKI
- a CDS encoding EamA family transporter produces the protein MLKLLLVSIIWAFSFPLIGHRLRSVDPYFVAMVRMALSLAVFLPFYRWRTLPWKKQGQLLVCGALQYGVMYVCYLQSYQYLKSHEIALLTILTPIYTTLCFDVFSKRFHGVHFGAAILSVAGVAIIKYTAVSAQDVMIGIILVQTSNIAFAFGQVFYRCIMADYPALGNVTIFAPLYAGAFLLTLCVSLAKTPFTQLQVTPQQWSILLYLGIIASGVCFFLWNAGARQINAGALAIFNNLKIPLAMIVSVVFFGETAHWSRLIIGTAIALSALAMNEIYERKSTRV
- the galE gene encoding UDP-glucose 4-epimerase GalE, with the translated sequence MKLLVTGGAGYIGSITTEMLLDVGHDVTIFDNFQRGHRAAVDSRAAVIEGDLNDRSSIGRAMAAVKPDAVLHFAAFALVGESMEHPEWYFRNNVGGGMNLAEAMLENGVKKIIFSSTCATYGQPDVMPMDESMPQHPQNPYGESKLMFERILLWYQELHGLEPVFLRYFNACGATDKFGEDHDPETHLIPLIMRVALGQRDKVYIFGDDYDTPDGSCIRDYIHICDLAQAHILALKGGIVGPFNLGNGGGYSVKEVIDVVREVTGHPIPAELAPRRPGDPARLIASAKKAHDVLGWDPKYPDIRSIAEHAWKWHQSHPSGYEK